A window from Schistosoma haematobium chromosome 3, whole genome shotgun sequence encodes these proteins:
- the SEP2 gene encoding Septin-6 (EggNog:ENOG41033V0~COG:D) has product MPPDVRTLKLTGHVGFDSLPDQLVNKAISQGFVFNILCVGETGIGKSTLLETLFNQKFDFSPSSHDLADPKLKAVTYDLKEANVKLKLTVVETCGYGDQINKENNIRPVVDYIDNQFENYLQEELKMKRSMQVFHDTRVHVCLYFIAPTGHSLKSIDLVAMKKLENKVNVIPIIAKSDTITKSELQKFKARILSEIQSNEIGIYQFPTDDEAVSETNSVMNQHIPFAVVGSSEEAKINGKTVRVRQYPWGSVQVENENHCDFVRLREMLLRVNMEDLRERTHGVHYETYRRQRLIEMGFRDDEKMSLQETYEKRRELQRKELQQKEEEMRQMFVQRVKEKEQVLKEAERELQTKFESLKKTHTEEKKKLEEKKRFLEEEIAAFERRKQLAEQARQGNLTMKKRK; this is encoded by the exons ATG CCTCCTGATGTGCGCACTCTAAAACTAACCGGACATGTTGGATTTGACAGTCTGCCAGATCAATTGGTCAACAAGGCTATCAGCCAAGGGTTCGTGTTTAATATTCTATGTGTCG GTGAGACAGGAATTGGAAAGTCCACTTTACTAGAGACTCTGTTTAACCAGAAGTTTGATTTCAGTCCATCAAGTCATGATCTTGCAGATCCCAAGTTAAAAGCTGTGACATATG ATCTCAAAGAAGCTAATGTTAAGCTTAAGTTAACGGTAGTAGAGACTTGTGGGTACGGTGATCAGAtcaataaagaaaataa TATAAGACCTGTTGTTGATTATATCGATAACCAGTTTGAAAACTATCTACAGGAAGAACTGAAAATGAAAAGGTCTATGCAAGTATTTCATGACACACGGGTTCATGTCTGTCTTTATTTTATTGCACCTACTGGACACAG TCTAAAGTCAATTGATTTGGTCGCAATGAAAAAATTGGAGAACAAAGTTAATGTCATCCCTATAATAGCAAAATCAGATACAATAACCAAATCTGAATTACAAAAATTTAAAGCAAGA ATCCTCAGTGAAATACAGTCTAATGAAATTGGTATTTACCAGTTTCCCACTGATGATGAAGCTGTTAGTGAAACTAATAGTGTAATGAAT CAACATATCCCGTTCGCTGTTGTGGGTAGCTCAGAAGAAGCTAAAATCAATGGAAAAACAGTACGTGTTCGACAATATCCATGGGGTTCAGTTCAAGTAGAAAACGAAAATCACTGTGACTTTGTCAGACTTCGAGAGATGCTATTACGTGTGAATATGGAAGATTTACGTGAACGTACCCATGGTGTGCATTATGAGACTTATCGACGTCAACGCTTAATCGAAATGGGATTTCGTGATGATGAAAAAATGTCACTTCAG GAAACCTATGAAAAGCGTCGTGAGCTTCAAAGAAAAGAATTACAACAAAAGGAAGAAGAAATGAGACAAATGTTTGTTCAACGTGTTAAAGAAAAGGAACAAGTTTTAAAAGAGGCAGAACGTGAG CTACAAACCAAATTTGAAAGTCTAAAGAAAACGCATACTGAGGAAAAGAAGAAACTTGAAGAAAAGAAACGCTTTTTGGAAGAGGAAATAGCTGCCTTCGAACGTCGAAAGCAGCTTGCGGAACAAGCAAGACAAGGAAATCTAACTATGAAAAAAAGGAAATGA
- the PPIL1_1 gene encoding Peptidyl-prolyl cis-trans isomerase-like 1 (EggNog:ENOG410V4UK~COG:O) — MSAQDQPAFVVLDTNQGTITIELYWKHAPKTCLNFAELARRGYYNNVAFHRVIRDFMIQGGDPTGTGRGGASIYGSYFADEIHPDLKHTGAGVVSMANAGPNTNGSQFFITLAPTQWLDGKHTIFGRVASGMKVVQRLGMVDVDQAERPRELIKIIRANTTNTV; from the exons ATGTCAGCTCAAGACCAGCCAGCTTTCGTTGTTCTTGACACCAA TCAAGGCACTATAACTATTGAACTTTATTGGAAGCATGCCCCAAAGACATGTCTTAATTTTGCTGAGTTAGCAAGGCGTGGGTACTACAATAATGTTGCTTTTCATCGTGTTATTCGAGATTTCATGATACAAGGTGGCGACCCAACAGGTACTGGTCGAGGTGGAGCATCAATATATGGCTCTTACTTCGCGGATGAAATTCACCCTGACCTAAAACACACAG GTGCTGGAGTTGTTTCAATGGCAAACGCCGGTCCAAATACAAATGGCAGTCAGTTTTTTATAACTTTGGCTCCTACACAGTGGTTAGATGGTAAACATACTATTTTTGGACGTGTTGCTTCCGGTATGAAAGTTGTTCAGCGCCTCG GTATGGTCGATGTTGATCAAGCAGAAAGACCTCGTGAGCTTATCAAGATAATCCGTGCGAACACAACGAATACTGTATAA
- the PPIL1_1 gene encoding Peptidyl-prolyl cis-trans isomerase-like 1, variant 2 (EggNog:ENOG410V4UK~COG:O), which yields MIQGGDPTGTGRGGASIYGSYFADEIHPDLKHTGKSFEKLNNHDPGAGVVSMANAGPNTNGSQFFITLAPTQWLDGKHTIFGRVASGMKVVQRLGRSFYFHSYCL from the coding sequence ATGATACAAGGTGGCGACCCAACAGGTACTGGTCGAGGTGGAGCATCAATATATGGCTCTTACTTCGCGGATGAAATTCACCCTGACCTAAAACACACAGGTAAGTCATTTGAAAAGTTAAATAATCATGATCCAGGTGCTGGAGTTGTTTCAATGGCAAACGCCGGTCCAAATACAAATGGCAGTCAGTTTTTTATAACTTTGGCTCCTACACAGTGGTTAGATGGTAAACATACTATTTTTGGACGTGTTGCTTCCGGTATGAAAGTTGTTCAGCGCCTCGGTAgaagtttttattttcattcttacTGTTTGTAG